The following coding sequences are from one Salvia hispanica cultivar TCC Black 2014 chromosome 3, UniMelb_Shisp_WGS_1.0, whole genome shotgun sequence window:
- the LOC125211068 gene encoding LEAF RUST 10 DISEASE-RESISTANCE LOCUS RECEPTOR-LIKE PROTEIN KINASE-like 2.7 isoform X1 — protein sequence MITTHKLIIFLTTLMLSLHFFLSAEAKECSPSACGAIRDISSPFRLKSDPRRHCGDPTYELTCENNVTFIYLNSVKYHVKHINYQNDTIRFVDASINNDICSFPVTSTYAYNFTAPSFLPYYSPSDFEELSVNLISCPNPLKNPFPFIDITQYCDSNSSYPSFRYVNVGHIMASELPHLCELDLMEKTSWPGFEDLTNVSLSQIHQSLLYGFELYFCNRCDEPPTLCEHLRYRLLVEHTRYLLIPMAILVFIIAGVSLPVTIIIGIVVVLVLSFTHTSFWENIRQYSYYYQSLMGASNHFAFIVFVMSCVAIIVYLTAALNPLLIIIIGAGIGILIFLIYSSVRVRQNYLDLPPDVYDLVFPALLTEIIVWAPRIIICPLIFWFFIYKFRRRQLSLFEGVESFLKGDNKLVPIRYSYSDLKKMTKNFEGKLGQGGFGSVYKGKLRSGHLVAVKLLEKSAANGQDFINEIATIGRIHHVNIVQLVGYCAERSKRALIFDFMPNGSLDKYVSNREEASSLDWDMKFKIAVEVARGIEYLHHGCDIQILHFDIKPHNILLDEKFVPKISDFGLAKLCPSNKEAVTLTAARGTIGYVAPELINRSFGTVSYKADVYSFGMLLMEMVNLNKDLTWNNDESSKYFPNWIYDHLNQGSNIDIGNVDENDDRNIGRKMTIIALWCIQMNPDNRPSMNKVLKMSEGDVEHMQTPNYPTYTARNEEESWTTDSNASLSLLHDDNSSSIIEIISNA from the exons ATGATCACAACACACAAGCTCATCATCTTCCTCACCACCTTGATGCTCTCACTCCATTTCTTCCTTTCTGCTGAGGCAAAGGAATGCAGTCCTTCTGCCTGCGGTGCTATTCGCGATATCAGCTCTCCTTTCCGCCTCAAGAGCGATCCCAGGCGCCACTGTGGCGATCCAACATACGAACTAACATGCGAAAACAATGTCACCTTCATTTATCTAAACTCTGTCAAATACCATGTCAAACATATCAACTACCAAAACGACACCATCAGGTTCGTTGATGCTTCCATAAACAACGACATCTGCTCTTTCCCTGTCACTTCCACATATGCCTATAACTTCACCGCTCCTTCTTTTTTGCCATACTATTCTCCTTCCGACTTTGAAGAATTGTCAGTTAACTTGATCAGCTGCCCGAATCCGTTGAAAAATCCTTTCCCCTTTATAGACATTACTCAATATTGTGACTCTAATTCATCATATCCCAGCTTTAGATATGTAAATGTTGGGCACATCATGGCCTCAGAGCTACCACATTTGTGTGAATTAGATCTAATGGAAAAGACATCATGGCCGGGATTCGAGGATTTGACGAATGTTTCACTTTCACAAATCCATCAATCTCTCTTGTATGGGTTTGAACTCTACTTCTGTAATAGATGCGATGAACCACCCACACTATGTG AGCATCTCAGATATCGCTTATTAGTGGAACATACTC GCTATCTCCTAATTCCTATGGCCATTCTAg TTTTCATAATTGCGGGGGTAAGCCTTCCTGTGACGATCATCATCGGAATCGTTGTAGTATTAGTACTATCATTTACTCATACTTCTTTTTGGGAAAATATACGGCAATACA GCTACTACTATCAGAGTCTGATGGGAGCATCTAATCACTTTGCATTCATTG TATTTGTCATGAGTTGTGTGGCAATTATAG TTTATTTAACCGCAGCATTAAACCCCCTTCTAATAATAATCATCGGAGCTGGGATTGGAATACTAATCTTCCTTATTTACT CTAGCGTACGTGTACGGCAAAATTATCTCGACCTCCCACCTGATGTTTATGACCTCGTGTTCCCTG CCCTCTTAACTGAAATCATCGTTTGGGCACCAAGAATAATCATTTGTCCTTTGATTTTCTGGTTTTTTATCTACAAATTCCGGAGAAGGCAATTGTCATTATTCGAGGGAGTAGAGTCATTCCTAAAAGGTGACAATAAACTCGTACCAATAAGGTATTCCTACTCGGACTTAAAGAAGATGACTAAGAATTTTGAAGGTAAACTAGGGCAAGGAGGTTTTGGTTCTGTTTACAAGGGAAAGCTTCGAAGTGGTCATCTTGTTGCAGTCAAATTGCTCGAAAAATCTGCCGCAAACGGGCAAGACTTCATCAATGAAATAGCAACTATTGGAAGGATCCATCATGTAAACATTGTACAACTTGTTGGATATTGTGCTGAAAGATCCAAGCGTGCCCTCATTTTTGATTTCATGCCAAATGGGTCGCTCGATAAGTACGTCTCGAATCGAGAAGAAGCCTCTTCATTGGATTGGgatatgaaatttaagattGCAGTTGAAGTGGCTCGGGGGATTGAGTATCTGCATCATGGTTGTGACATCCAAATCTTGCATTTTGACATCAAACCTCACAATATACTTCTTGATGAGAAGTTCGTGCCAAAAATATCAGATTTTGGGCTGGCAAAATTATGCCCCTCAAACAAGGAGGCAGTGACATTGACGGCGGCTAGAGGAACCATAGGCTATGTTGCTCCTGAACTTATCAATAGAAGTTTTGGCACAGTGTCTTACAAGGCTGATGTGTATAGTTTCGGGATGTTGTTGATGGAAATGGTAAACTTAAACAAAGACTTGACATGGAATAATGATGAATCTAGTAAGTACTTTCCAAACTGGATTTACGACCACTTGAACCAAGGTAGTAACATTGACATTGGAAATGTTGATGAAAATGACGATAGAAACATTGGTCGGAAGATGACTATTATTGCATTATGGTGTATACAAATGAATCCGGACAACCGTCCATCAATGAATAAGGTATTGAAGATGTCAGAAGGTGATGTCGAACATATGCAAACTCCAAATTATCCAACATATACGGCAAGAAATGAGGAAGAAAGTTGGACAACAGATTCAAATGCTTCCTTATCATTGTTGCATGATGACAATAGTAGCAGCATTATTGAGATTATTAGTAATGCTTGA
- the LOC125211068 gene encoding LEAF RUST 10 DISEASE-RESISTANCE LOCUS RECEPTOR-LIKE PROTEIN KINASE-like 2.1 isoform X2 translates to MITTHKLIIFLTTLMLSLHFFLSAEAKECSPSACGAIRDISSPFRLKSDPRRHCGDPTYELTCENNVTFIYLNSVKYHVKHINYQNDTIRFVDASINNDICSFPVTSTYAYNFTAPSFLPYYSPSDFEELSVNLISCPNPLKNPFPFIDITQYCDSNSSYPSFRYVNVGHIMASELPHLCELDLMEKTSWPGFEDLTNVSLSQIHQSLLYGFELYFCNRCDEPPTLCEHLRYRLLVEHTRYLLIPMAILVFIIAGVSLPVTIIIGIVVVLVLSFTHTSFWENIRQYSYYYQSLMGASNHFAFIALLTEIIVWAPRIIICPLIFWFFIYKFRRRQLSLFEGVESFLKGDNKLVPIRYSYSDLKKMTKNFEGKLGQGGFGSVYKGKLRSGHLVAVKLLEKSAANGQDFINEIATIGRIHHVNIVQLVGYCAERSKRALIFDFMPNGSLDKYVSNREEASSLDWDMKFKIAVEVARGIEYLHHGCDIQILHFDIKPHNILLDEKFVPKISDFGLAKLCPSNKEAVTLTAARGTIGYVAPELINRSFGTVSYKADVYSFGMLLMEMVNLNKDLTWNNDESSKYFPNWIYDHLNQGSNIDIGNVDENDDRNIGRKMTIIALWCIQMNPDNRPSMNKVLKMSEGDVEHMQTPNYPTYTARNEEESWTTDSNASLSLLHDDNSSSIIEIISNA, encoded by the exons ATGATCACAACACACAAGCTCATCATCTTCCTCACCACCTTGATGCTCTCACTCCATTTCTTCCTTTCTGCTGAGGCAAAGGAATGCAGTCCTTCTGCCTGCGGTGCTATTCGCGATATCAGCTCTCCTTTCCGCCTCAAGAGCGATCCCAGGCGCCACTGTGGCGATCCAACATACGAACTAACATGCGAAAACAATGTCACCTTCATTTATCTAAACTCTGTCAAATACCATGTCAAACATATCAACTACCAAAACGACACCATCAGGTTCGTTGATGCTTCCATAAACAACGACATCTGCTCTTTCCCTGTCACTTCCACATATGCCTATAACTTCACCGCTCCTTCTTTTTTGCCATACTATTCTCCTTCCGACTTTGAAGAATTGTCAGTTAACTTGATCAGCTGCCCGAATCCGTTGAAAAATCCTTTCCCCTTTATAGACATTACTCAATATTGTGACTCTAATTCATCATATCCCAGCTTTAGATATGTAAATGTTGGGCACATCATGGCCTCAGAGCTACCACATTTGTGTGAATTAGATCTAATGGAAAAGACATCATGGCCGGGATTCGAGGATTTGACGAATGTTTCACTTTCACAAATCCATCAATCTCTCTTGTATGGGTTTGAACTCTACTTCTGTAATAGATGCGATGAACCACCCACACTATGTG AGCATCTCAGATATCGCTTATTAGTGGAACATACTC GCTATCTCCTAATTCCTATGGCCATTCTAg TTTTCATAATTGCGGGGGTAAGCCTTCCTGTGACGATCATCATCGGAATCGTTGTAGTATTAGTACTATCATTTACTCATACTTCTTTTTGGGAAAATATACGGCAATACA GCTACTACTATCAGAGTCTGATGGGAGCATCTAATCACTTTGCATTCATTG CCCTCTTAACTGAAATCATCGTTTGGGCACCAAGAATAATCATTTGTCCTTTGATTTTCTGGTTTTTTATCTACAAATTCCGGAGAAGGCAATTGTCATTATTCGAGGGAGTAGAGTCATTCCTAAAAGGTGACAATAAACTCGTACCAATAAGGTATTCCTACTCGGACTTAAAGAAGATGACTAAGAATTTTGAAGGTAAACTAGGGCAAGGAGGTTTTGGTTCTGTTTACAAGGGAAAGCTTCGAAGTGGTCATCTTGTTGCAGTCAAATTGCTCGAAAAATCTGCCGCAAACGGGCAAGACTTCATCAATGAAATAGCAACTATTGGAAGGATCCATCATGTAAACATTGTACAACTTGTTGGATATTGTGCTGAAAGATCCAAGCGTGCCCTCATTTTTGATTTCATGCCAAATGGGTCGCTCGATAAGTACGTCTCGAATCGAGAAGAAGCCTCTTCATTGGATTGGgatatgaaatttaagattGCAGTTGAAGTGGCTCGGGGGATTGAGTATCTGCATCATGGTTGTGACATCCAAATCTTGCATTTTGACATCAAACCTCACAATATACTTCTTGATGAGAAGTTCGTGCCAAAAATATCAGATTTTGGGCTGGCAAAATTATGCCCCTCAAACAAGGAGGCAGTGACATTGACGGCGGCTAGAGGAACCATAGGCTATGTTGCTCCTGAACTTATCAATAGAAGTTTTGGCACAGTGTCTTACAAGGCTGATGTGTATAGTTTCGGGATGTTGTTGATGGAAATGGTAAACTTAAACAAAGACTTGACATGGAATAATGATGAATCTAGTAAGTACTTTCCAAACTGGATTTACGACCACTTGAACCAAGGTAGTAACATTGACATTGGAAATGTTGATGAAAATGACGATAGAAACATTGGTCGGAAGATGACTATTATTGCATTATGGTGTATACAAATGAATCCGGACAACCGTCCATCAATGAATAAGGTATTGAAGATGTCAGAAGGTGATGTCGAACATATGCAAACTCCAAATTATCCAACATATACGGCAAGAAATGAGGAAGAAAGTTGGACAACAGATTCAAATGCTTCCTTATCATTGTTGCATGATGACAATAGTAGCAGCATTATTGAGATTATTAGTAATGCTTGA
- the LOC125210091 gene encoding rust resistance kinase Lr10-like encodes MTKNFEDKLGQGGFGSVYKGKLRSGYLVVVKLLGKSAANGKDFMNEIGTIGRIHHIAVEVARGIKYLPHGCDIQILHFDIKPHNILFDDKFVPKILDFRLAKLCSTNKEIVIVTAARGTIGYVAPELINRSIGAVSYKADVYSFGMLIEMVGLNKDLP; translated from the exons ATGACTAAGAATTTTGAAGATAAACTTGGCCAAGGAGGCTTTGGTTCTGTTTACAAAGGAAAGCTTCGAAGTGGCTATCTTGTAGTAGTCAAATTGCTTGGAAAATCTGCAGCAAATGGGAAAGATTTCATGAATGAAATAGGAACTATTGGGAGGATCCATCAT ATTGCAGTTGAAGTGGCCCGAGGGATCAAATATTTGCCCCATGGTTGTGACATTCAGATTTTGCATTTTGACATCAAACCTCACAATATACTTTTTGATGATAAGTTCGTCCCAAAAATATTGGATTTTAGATTGGCGAAATTATGCTCCACAAACAAGGAGATAGTTATAGTGACGGCTGCAAGAGGAACCATAGGGTATGTTGCTCCAGAACTGATCAATAGAAGTATTGGCGCAGTGTCTTACAAGGCTGATGTGTATAGTTTTGGGATGTTGATTGAAATGGTGGGATTAAACAAAGACTTGCCATGA
- the LOC125209454 gene encoding uncharacterized protein LOC125209454 isoform X2, which yields MCKLDLIIVTTWPGFTHVKNVSLSEIHQSLLYGLDLNFCSSCRITTTAWEKFIYNLLGPTRYLLIPLAILVFIIAGVSLPVTIIIGIAGVLVLSFISYFQGIQDLFYSQAMGEDHYHEFNGLWEFWFSTIFQLTLLSLSP from the exons ATGTGTAAATTAGATCTAATAATCGTGACAACGTGGCCGGGATTCACGCATGTGAAGAATGTTTCACTCTCAGAAATCCACCAATCTCTCTTGTATGGACTTGATCTCAATTTCTGTTCTAGTTGCAGAATCACAACCACAGCATGGG AGAAATTCATATATAACTTATTAGGACCTACTC gGTATCTCCTAATTCCTCTGGCCATTCTAG TGTTCATAATTGCAGGGGTAAGCCTTCCTGTGACAATCATCATCGGAATTGCAGGTGTATTAGTACTCTCATTTATTTCCTATTTTCAAGGGATACAAGACC TGTTCTACTCTCAGGCTATGGGAGAAGATCATTACCATGAATTCAATG GACTTTGGGAGTTTTGGTTTAGCACAATTTTCCAGCTGACATTATTGTCATTGTCACCATAA
- the LOC125209454 gene encoding uncharacterized protein LOC125209454 isoform X1 produces the protein MCKLDLIIVTTWPGFTHVKNVSLSEIHQSLLYGLDLNFCSSCRITTTAWEKFIYNLLGPTRYLLIPLAILVFIIAGVSLPVTIIIGIAGVLVLSFISYFQGIQDRKYLLFHFSFCQALNLLFVFLGVACRLCAYLYRMFYSQAMGEDHYHEFNGLWEFWFSTIFQLTLLSLSP, from the exons ATGTGTAAATTAGATCTAATAATCGTGACAACGTGGCCGGGATTCACGCATGTGAAGAATGTTTCACTCTCAGAAATCCACCAATCTCTCTTGTATGGACTTGATCTCAATTTCTGTTCTAGTTGCAGAATCACAACCACAGCATGGG AGAAATTCATATATAACTTATTAGGACCTACTC gGTATCTCCTAATTCCTCTGGCCATTCTAG TGTTCATAATTGCAGGGGTAAGCCTTCCTGTGACAATCATCATCGGAATTGCAGGTGTATTAGTACTCTCATTTATTTCCTATTTTCAAGGGATACAAGACCGTAagtatcttttatttcatttttctttttgtcagGCCTTGAATCTGTTGTTTGTCTTTTTGGGTGTAGCCTGTCGTCtgtgtgcctatttatatagaa TGTTCTACTCTCAGGCTATGGGAGAAGATCATTACCATGAATTCAATG GACTTTGGGAGTTTTGGTTTAGCACAATTTTCCAGCTGACATTATTGTCATTGTCACCATAA
- the LOC125210092 gene encoding rust resistance kinase Lr10-like: MTKNFEDKLGQGGYGSVYKGKLRSGHFVAVKLLGKSGADGQDFINEIATIGRIHHVNIVHLVGYCAERSKRALIFDFMPNGSLDKYVFQREKYTSWDWDMKFKIAVGVARGMEYLHHGCDIQILHFDIKPHNILLDDKFVPKISDFGLAKLCAAKKEAVTLTAARGTIGYVAPELINRSIGSVSYKADVYSYGMLLMEMVSLNKNLPQNKDGSSKYFPNWIYDYLNQSRDIDIENTDENDDRKIGRKMTIVALWCIQMCPDSRPSMNKVLDMLEGGVEHLQIPDYTTYVARNEEESWGTDSNDSISVLHDDNGSNIIEILSNA, from the coding sequence ATGACGAAGAATTTTGAAGATAAACTAGGACAAGGAGGCTACGGTTCTGTTTACAAAGGAAAGCTACGAAGTGGCCATTTTGTTGCAGTTAAATTGCTAGGAAAATCCGGAGCAGATGGGCAAGACTTCATTAATGAAATAGCAACTATTGGGAGGATCCATCATGTAAATATTGTCCACCTTGTTGGATATTGTGCTGAAAGATCCAAGCGTGCCCTCATTTTTGATTTCATGCCAAATGGTTCCCTTGACAAGTATGTCTTCCAACGAGAGAAGTACACTTCATGGGACTGGGACATGAAATTTAAGATTGCAGTTGGAGTGGCTCGAGGGATGGAATATTTACACCATGGTTGCGACATCCAAATCTTGCATTTTGACATTAAACCTCACAATATACTTCTCGATGATAAGTTTGTCCCAAAAATATCAGATTTTGGTCTGGCAAAATTATGTGCCGCAAAGAAAGAGGCCGTGACTTTGACAGCTGCTAGAGGTACTATAGGGTATGTTGCTCCTGAACTTATCAATCGAAGTATTGGTAGTGTGTCTTACAAGGCTGATGTGTATAGTTATGGGATGTTGTTGATGGAGATGGTGAGCTTGAACAAAAACTTGCCACAAAACAAGGATGGATCTAGTAAGTATTTTCCTAACTGGATATACGACTACTTGAACCAAAGTAGAGACATTGACATTGAAAATACTGATGAAAATGATGATAGAAAAATTGGCCGGAAGATGACCATTGTTGCTTTATGGTGCATACAAATGTGTCCAGACAGTCGCCCATCAATGAATAAGGTGTTGGATATGTTAGAAGGTGGTGTCGAACATTTGCAGATTCCTGATTATACAACGTATGTGGCAAGAAATGAGGAAGAAAGTTGGGGTACAGATTCAAATGATTCCATATCAGTGTTGCATGATGATAATGGTAGCaacattattgaaattttaagtaACGCTTGA